ATTTATTGACAGGAAGATGGGGGGGGCCGCAGGGTCCAGCACAGCTCGCAGTGCCGGGATGCCTCCCGGGGCTCCGTGCCGCGCGGCCGCTGTGTGCGCAGCCCCGGCCATCCCGGCGCCGAGGCTTTAATGCTGCTTTCTTCGGAACGAGCatcctggggaggggagggggaaNNNNNNNNNNNNNNNNNNNNNNNNNNNNNNNNNNNNNNNNNNNNNNNNNNNNNNNNNNNNNNNNNNNNNNNNNNNNNNNNNNNNNNNNNNNNNNNNNNNNNNNNNNNNNNNNNNNNNNNNNNNNNNNNNNNNNNNNNNNNNNNNNNNNNNNNNNNNNNNNNNNNNNNNNNNNNNNNNNNNNNNNNNNNNNNNNNNNNNNNNNNNNNNNNNNNNNNNNNNNNNNNNNNNNNNNNNNNNNNNNNNNNNNNNNNNNNNNNNNNNNNNNNNNNNNNNNNNNNNNNNNNNNNNNNNNNNNNNNNNNNNNNNNNNNNNNNNNNNNNNNNNNNNNNNNNNNNNNNNNNNNNNNNNNNNNNNNNNNNNNNNNNNNNNNNNNNNNNNNNNNNNNNNNNNNNNNNNNNNNNNNNNNNNNNNNNNNNNNNNNNNNNNNNNNNNNNNNNNNNNNNNNNNNNNNNNNNNNNNNNNNNNNNNNNNNNNNNNNNNNNNNNNNNNNNNNNNNNNNNNNNNNGCACGGGGAGCGGAGCAGGGACCCACCTTCTGTGAGACGCGCCTTGCCGCCCGTGGGCTGGCACAGCACGGTGGAGCAGCCGACGCAGAGCACGACGGTCTGCGCGTGGCTGAACACGGTGGTGATTTTATAGCAGCCTGCGGGAGAGAAGCGGGGAGGCGGGCGGCGCGGCGGGCCGGCAGGACGCGGCGGGAAGCGCCGGGCGCCGCTCCTCACCTGGGCACTTGACGTCCATGAAGTAGGAGTTGGGGCTCTGCACCAGGCGCTTCTTCTTGTGCTTGCGCTTCTCCTCCTCCGGGGAGGGGTGCAGGAGGTCCTTGGCCAGCTGCGAGCACAGCGCTCAGCGCCCGCCGCCATCTTGCGCCCCCGCGCCCNNNNNNNNNNNNNNNNNNNNNNNNNNNNNNNNNNNNNNNNNNNNNNNNNNNNNNNNNNNNNNNNNNNNNNNNNNNNNNNNNNNNNNNNNNNNNNNNNNNNNNNNNNNNNNNNNNNNNNNNNNNNNNNNNNNNNNNNNNNNNNNNNNNNNNNNNNNNNNNNNNNNNNNNNNNNNNNNNNNNNNNNNNNNNNNNNNNNNNNNNNNNNNNNNNNNNNNNNNNNNNNNNNNNNNNNNNNNNNNNNNNNNNNNNNNNNNNNNNNNNNNNNNNNNNNNNNNNNNNNNNNNNNNNNNNNNNNNNNNNNNNNNNNNNNNNNNNNNNNNNNNNNNNNNNNNNNNNNNNNNNNNNNNNNNNNNNNNNNNNNNNNNNNNNNNNNNNNNNNNNNNNNNNNNNNNNNNNNNNNNNNNNNNNNNNNNNNNNNNNNNNNNNNNNNNNNNNNNNNNNNNNNNNNNNNNNNNNNNNNNNNNNNNNNNNNNNNNNNNNNNNNNNNNNNNNNNNNNNNNNNNNNNNNNNNNNNNNNNNNNNNNNNNNNNNNNNNNNNNNNNNNNNNNNNNNNNNNNNNNNNNNNNNNNNNNNNNNNNNNNNNNNNNNNNNNNNNNNNNNNNNNNNNNNNNNNNNNNNNNNNNNNNNNNNNNNNNNNNNNNNNNNNNNNNNNNNNNNNNNNNNNNNNNNNNNNNNNNNNNNNNNNNNNNNNNNNNNNNNNNNNNNNNNNNNNNNNNNNNNNNNNNNNNNNNNNNNNNNNNNNNNNNNNNNNNNNNNNNNNNNNNNNNNNNNNNNNNNNNNNNNNNNNNNNNNNNNNNNNNNNNNNNNNNNNNNNNNNNNNNNNNNNNNNNNNNNNNNNNNNNNNNNNNNNNNNNNNNNNNNNNNNNNNNNNNNNNNNNNNNNNNNNNNNNNNNNNNNNNNNNNNNNNNNNNNNNNNNNNNNNNNNNNNNNNNNNNNNNNNNNNNNNNNNNNNNNNNNNNNNNNNNNNNNNNNNNNNNNN
This genomic interval from Meleagris gallopavo isolate NT-WF06-2002-E0010 breed Aviagen turkey brand Nicholas breeding stock unplaced genomic scaffold, Turkey_5.1 ChrUn_random_7180001879934, whole genome shotgun sequence contains the following:
- the RPS27 gene encoding 40S ribosomal protein S27, which encodes MDVKCPGCYKITTVFSHAQTVVLCVGCSTVLCQPTGGKARLTEGCSFRRKQH